A genomic stretch from uncultured Cohaesibacter sp. includes:
- a CDS encoding NAD(P)H-dependent oxidoreductase: MANGEKNYTGKHILILNGHPAGSSLSKGIADRYAQKAQIAGYQVARFDLADMQFNSDFGQATYKNAPKLEPDLQEFWDALEKCDHFVLAHPLWWGGMPAKLKGLFDRILLPGKAFAQQKGAALPKKLLTNKTAHVFITSDTPNWYFKLFLGAAITKQIKKQILGYVGFSPVRVTNFATTKQSTEQVREKWLTKVENLAQNAQ; this comes from the coding sequence AAACGGCGAAAAAAATTACACTGGCAAACATATCTTGATTCTGAATGGACATCCTGCTGGCAGCAGTCTGTCCAAGGGCATCGCAGACCGATATGCACAAAAAGCTCAGATTGCTGGCTATCAAGTGGCAAGATTCGACCTGGCAGACATGCAGTTTAACAGCGATTTTGGTCAGGCGACCTACAAGAATGCCCCAAAGCTGGAACCTGATCTACAAGAGTTCTGGGATGCACTGGAGAAATGCGACCACTTCGTCCTGGCGCATCCTCTGTGGTGGGGCGGAATGCCTGCAAAGCTAAAGGGGCTGTTTGACCGGATTTTGCTCCCCGGAAAAGCCTTTGCACAACAAAAGGGGGCAGCACTTCCCAAAAAACTGCTCACCAACAAAACCGCGCATGTGTTCATCACATCCGATACGCCCAACTGGTATTTCAAGCTGTTTTTGGGGGCGGCTATCACCAAACAAATAAAGAAACAAATCCTTGGCTATGTCGGTTTTTCACCGGTGCGCGTCACCAACTTCGCCACCACAAAGCAATCAACTGAGCAAGTCCGCGAGAAGTGGCTAACCAAGGTCGAAAATTTAGCTCAAAACGCTCAGTGA
- a CDS encoding cache domain-containing protein codes for MAKLFHSLSAKLYALVGFFTIAFLILLGYQIQVLSSHLAEGKRAETKGAVEAAYNIADFYHKKALKGEISDAEAQEFAKDAVRGIRYQGKKYVFVYDYNYYNVAHPVQPEKEGKDLSQTKDGKGKLYVKEFVDVAKTKGEGFVQYWWKDTKGTFREKQSFVKGFQPWGWMIGSGMLVDSINAVLWRATLNAAAITGLLILVTTVLGGLLVRSITRPLKTLTSDMLQIADGNLSVEVAGQERKDELGAMSAAVETFRHNAIERLKLEEQEKANDAARMKNAERVSDLIAEFRETIAESLGTVSVQAGEMDEAADQMRSVAAQAEEGSTQASAASEDASRNVQTVASAAEELSASINEIMQQALRSREVVATASSEARMSNEKVAELDKASRKIGEVVSLIQAIAEQTNLLALNATIEAARAGDAGKGFAVVAAEVKELANQTSKATEEISSLINAIQSSSRETVEAIANISSVMEEVDGYTSAIAAAVDQQGTATGEIASNVQQAAQSTALASGNMGDVRDKSQITTRSAAVVKGAADELQSSTQDLRSRIETFLERVAS; via the coding sequence ATGGCTAAACTATTCCATTCCCTATCGGCAAAATTATACGCTTTGGTCGGTTTCTTCACGATCGCGTTTCTGATCTTGCTTGGCTATCAGATTCAGGTCTTGAGCAGCCACCTCGCTGAGGGGAAGCGCGCGGAAACAAAAGGCGCTGTCGAAGCTGCCTACAACATCGCCGACTTCTACCACAAGAAAGCGTTGAAAGGTGAGATCTCTGACGCAGAAGCGCAAGAATTCGCCAAAGATGCAGTCAGGGGCATTCGCTATCAAGGCAAGAAATATGTCTTTGTCTATGACTATAACTACTACAACGTAGCGCATCCGGTACAGCCGGAGAAAGAGGGCAAGGATCTCTCCCAGACCAAGGACGGAAAAGGCAAGCTGTATGTCAAGGAATTCGTTGATGTCGCCAAAACAAAAGGCGAGGGATTCGTTCAGTATTGGTGGAAAGATACCAAAGGGACATTCCGCGAGAAACAGAGCTTCGTTAAGGGTTTTCAGCCATGGGGCTGGATGATCGGTTCCGGCATGCTGGTGGACAGCATCAATGCGGTTCTCTGGCGTGCAACACTCAATGCCGCTGCGATTACTGGCCTGCTCATTCTGGTCACCACAGTTCTTGGCGGGCTTCTGGTCAGGTCGATCACCCGTCCTCTCAAAACACTGACCAGCGACATGTTGCAGATTGCTGATGGCAATCTTTCCGTCGAAGTTGCGGGGCAAGAACGCAAGGACGAACTGGGTGCAATGAGTGCTGCGGTCGAAACCTTCCGTCATAATGCAATTGAACGCCTCAAGCTTGAAGAACAGGAAAAGGCCAACGATGCCGCGCGCATGAAAAATGCAGAGCGGGTTAGTGATTTGATCGCCGAGTTCAGGGAAACAATCGCAGAAAGCCTGGGTACTGTGTCTGTTCAGGCCGGCGAAATGGACGAAGCTGCCGATCAGATGCGCAGTGTAGCCGCTCAGGCCGAAGAAGGCTCAACACAGGCTTCCGCCGCTTCGGAAGATGCATCCAGGAATGTTCAGACCGTTGCGTCTGCGGCCGAGGAACTGAGCGCTTCCATCAATGAAATCATGCAGCAGGCCCTGCGCAGTCGTGAGGTTGTCGCCACCGCCTCCTCTGAAGCGCGGATGTCCAACGAGAAAGTGGCCGAACTTGACAAAGCGTCCCGCAAGATCGGGGAAGTTGTCAGCCTGATTCAGGCAATTGCCGAACAAACCAATCTGTTGGCCCTCAACGCCACAATCGAAGCGGCCAGAGCCGGGGATGCAGGCAAAGGCTTTGCCGTTGTTGCCGCCGAAGTGAAAGAACTGGCGAACCAGACGTCCAAGGCAACCGAGGAAATTTCATCTCTGATCAATGCAATTCAATCTTCCAGCCGCGAAACGGTTGAGGCTATTGCGAATATCTCTAGCGTTATGGAGGAGGTCGATGGATATACATCGGCAATCGCAGCAGCCGTTGACCAGCAAGGCACGGCAACCGGCGAGATCGCAAGCAATGTGCAACAGGCAGCGCAAAGCACAGCGTTGGCCTCAGGCAATATGGGGGATGTCAGAGATAAGTCACAAATCACCACCCGATCGGCTGCCGTCGTAAAAGGCGCAGCGGACGAGCTGCAAAGCAGCACTCAGGATCTGCGTTCTCGCATTGAAACATTCCTCGAACGCGTGGCGTCCTGA
- a CDS encoding MarR family transcriptional regulator: protein MQCELVARRNRFTPEAVTWAQYDVLETLRVGGPLRPSSISERLGVARPQLSKALRVLKDLGLVEQSPDDTDRRAQATRLSERGKAFMEQAALQRQEAAQLVARAMTPGEQAIFAELCRKAVDGLQVKTRNDD from the coding sequence TTGCAGTGTGAGCTCGTTGCTCGGCGCAATCGCTTCACGCCCGAGGCAGTCACTTGGGCTCAATATGATGTTCTGGAGACTTTGCGGGTTGGCGGGCCGTTGCGCCCATCTTCCATAAGCGAACGCCTCGGTGTTGCCCGACCACAACTTTCAAAAGCCCTGCGCGTACTCAAGGATCTGGGACTGGTTGAGCAGTCGCCCGACGATACCGACCGCCGTGCGCAAGCGACCAGGCTGAGCGAACGTGGCAAGGCCTTCATGGAACAAGCCGCTCTACAACGACAAGAGGCCGCCCAATTGGTGGCGCGCGCCATGACGCCGGGTGAACAGGCAATATTCGCGGAGCTTTGCCGCAAGGCGGTCGATGGCTTGCAGGTAAAAACAAGAAACGATGACTGA
- a CDS encoding excinuclease ABC subunit UvrA, protein MTDKPMRIVRARTNNLKNISLDVPKGKLVVFTGLSGSGKSSLLFDTIAAESQRQLAETYPTFVRNRLPHIGQPDVDRLENLPASIVVDQRRLGGNKRSTVGTATEIYALLRLLFSRIGQPHVGESSLFSFNNPEGMCPECQGLGTVQIIDEQALFDLNRSLDEGAILFPGFEPGAWRWKRYALSGFFDMDKPLGSYSDAEWKRLTIEEGTEVTNPKPGWPKTTVYEGVLPRLRRSFLERDPTDLSEQERDALERITKTGQCPACGGGRLNPTVLSCRIAGRNIADCVAMEVGELTDFILSIHEPEMQSVLALLREKLDFMIDIGLDYLNLDRGTVGLSGGESQRIKMIRHLGSSLADIAYIFDEPSAGLHARDVYQLGQLLVRLRNKGNSVLLVEHDPDLITLADHVIDIGPYSGAAGGHVVYQGAVAGLEKADTETGLRLRTPLELNMAPRTASGWMQVNNQSMFNVRNLSVAIPLGVMTVIAGVAGSGKSTLANRILSDLRSDIVVIDQSELRGSSRSTSASYLGIMDDVRREYARRSGKPVGLFSMNAKGACPVCKGRGMVKTDLAFLDAVETPCEACGETGYSTEARSIRVAGYSIDQIMEMRASELRKLFNGHRMISDALTRLEQVGLGYLKIGQRLSTLSGGERQRLKLAAELGHKGHIYVFDEPTSGLHMADVERLIATFRSLLDRGITLVIVEHNLSMIAAADHVIEMGPGAGKHGGKVIYQGAPAQMMEDHNSVTGPYLAKALEAGSMISAAGKLKSG, encoded by the coding sequence ATGACTGACAAACCCATGCGGATCGTCCGCGCCCGAACGAACAATCTTAAAAACATATCTCTGGATGTACCCAAGGGAAAGCTTGTCGTTTTCACAGGCCTCTCCGGCTCTGGCAAATCGTCGCTCTTGTTCGATACCATTGCTGCAGAATCGCAGCGCCAGTTGGCAGAAACCTATCCAACCTTTGTGCGCAATCGGCTGCCGCATATAGGGCAGCCGGACGTGGATCGGCTGGAGAATCTGCCCGCCTCTATTGTGGTCGATCAGCGTCGACTGGGCGGGAATAAACGATCAACAGTCGGAACCGCCACCGAAATCTATGCTCTTTTGCGTTTGCTCTTTTCCCGCATCGGCCAGCCTCATGTGGGAGAAAGCAGCCTTTTCTCCTTCAATAATCCAGAGGGGATGTGTCCGGAGTGCCAGGGGCTCGGAACAGTTCAGATCATTGATGAGCAGGCCTTGTTCGACCTCAACCGCTCGCTTGACGAGGGTGCTATCCTGTTTCCAGGCTTTGAACCGGGCGCTTGGCGTTGGAAACGCTACGCATTGTCCGGATTTTTCGACATGGACAAACCCCTTGGCAGCTATAGCGATGCGGAGTGGAAACGCCTGACCATCGAAGAAGGAACCGAGGTCACCAATCCCAAACCGGGATGGCCGAAAACCACGGTTTATGAAGGCGTTCTGCCGCGCTTGCGACGCTCTTTTCTCGAACGCGACCCGACAGATCTTTCAGAACAGGAACGCGACGCGCTTGAAAGGATTACCAAGACGGGCCAATGCCCTGCCTGCGGCGGAGGGCGTCTTAATCCAACTGTGCTTTCCTGCCGGATCGCAGGGCGCAACATCGCCGACTGTGTCGCAATGGAAGTGGGTGAGTTGACTGACTTCATCCTCTCCATTCATGAGCCGGAGATGCAATCCGTTCTCGCGCTCTTGCGTGAAAAGCTCGATTTCATGATCGACATCGGCCTTGACTATCTTAACCTTGATCGAGGGACTGTCGGCTTGTCTGGCGGGGAATCCCAGCGGATCAAGATGATCCGTCATCTCGGCAGTAGCCTTGCTGACATTGCCTATATCTTTGATGAACCAAGTGCCGGTCTGCATGCTCGCGATGTATATCAGCTTGGCCAACTTCTTGTTCGCTTGCGCAACAAGGGGAACAGTGTTTTGCTGGTCGAGCACGATCCCGATCTGATCACCCTTGCCGACCACGTGATTGACATCGGCCCCTATTCCGGAGCCGCTGGCGGACATGTCGTTTATCAAGGCGCGGTTGCCGGACTGGAAAAAGCCGATACGGAGACCGGATTGCGCCTGCGCACGCCTTTAGAGCTCAATATGGCGCCTCGAACTGCTTCTGGATGGATGCAGGTGAACAACCAATCGATGTTCAATGTTCGAAATCTGTCTGTGGCCATTCCTCTTGGCGTTATGACTGTCATCGCCGGGGTCGCCGGTTCCGGGAAGTCGACACTTGCCAATCGCATTTTATCCGACCTTCGCTCCGACATCGTTGTCATAGACCAGTCTGAGCTTCGCGGGTCTTCTCGTTCCACCTCAGCAAGTTATCTGGGAATCATGGATGATGTGCGACGGGAATATGCGCGCAGAAGCGGCAAACCCGTCGGGCTTTTCAGTATGAATGCCAAGGGGGCCTGCCCTGTATGCAAGGGGCGTGGAATGGTCAAAACAGACCTTGCCTTTCTTGATGCTGTTGAAACCCCTTGCGAAGCATGTGGGGAAACGGGCTACTCCACCGAGGCCAGATCCATTCGGGTCGCGGGCTACTCGATCGACCAGATCATGGAGATGCGCGCTTCAGAGCTTCGAAAGCTGTTTAATGGTCATCGGATGATTTCTGACGCACTCACCCGACTGGAGCAAGTCGGGCTGGGCTATCTCAAGATTGGGCAACGCCTATCAACCTTGTCCGGAGGTGAGCGACAAAGACTGAAACTGGCCGCCGAGCTTGGCCATAAAGGCCATATATATGTGTTCGACGAGCCCACTTCGGGCCTACATATGGCCGATGTCGAACGGCTGATCGCCACCTTCAGATCTCTCCTGGACCGGGGCATTACCCTTGTCATCGTAGAGCATAATCTATCCATGATCGCCGCGGCGGATCACGTGATCGAAATGGGACCGGGAGCTGGGAAACACGGGGGCAAGGTCATCTATCAGGGTGCCCCAGCTCAAATGATGGAGGATCATAACTCTGTCACAGGCCCGTATCTGGCCAAAGCTCTAGAAGCCGGCTCGATGATTTCAGCGGCAGGCAAATTGAAGAGCGGCTAG
- a CDS encoding methyl-accepting chemotaxis protein: MAIFSNISLSKKIPLLVGTAVLVAVVLVSVLSVIKASDELKAQNASQLKALTAARAHELKTYMRGIKEDLTTLATSEQAKLATAAFSEAFAEMGPSAEETLRKDYINRNPHPVGEKFKLDRAQTDNRYNEAHGRFHPWFRQFLQARGYYDIFLFDTKGELIYTVFKEPDYATNFVSGLWKNTELGNVFQIANKGRGISTVAFSDFQPYSPSDDAPASFIATPIMRDGKHLGVLAFQMPIGRINEVMQSNEGMGQTGETYLVGEDRLMRSDSRFSKESTILSRKIDTKAVVAALNNQSGSMEAVDYRNIPVLSAFKPFEFEGVKWAIVGDRDLAEINAPIHQLVLTILTFSVIILVIVGIMGWLVARGIANPLISIAGIMARLSEQDYTVTIPDQNRKDEVGRMAKSVQVFKEKMIEAEQLKAEQLEAEKRAERQKTAMMHQLADEFESAVGAVVETVTSSATELNATASAMAATAEETSSQATTVAAASEEASANVQTVAAATEELSASVHEIGRQMTESRSIAGQAVSEASSANETINELMEGAKKIGSVVVMIQDIANQTNLLALNATIESARAGEAGKGFAVVAAEVKALASQTAKATDEISTQITSMQAATQESVSRIDGVSHTITKMSDISVAIASAIEQQLAATNEIALNVQEAASGTGEVSENITSVTHAATETGTAAAQVQAASAELATNGDILSMKLNEFLEKVRAS, translated from the coding sequence GTGGCAATTTTTTCCAATATTTCTCTTTCAAAGAAAATCCCACTGTTGGTGGGAACCGCTGTTCTCGTCGCCGTGGTGTTGGTGAGCGTGTTAAGCGTCATCAAGGCAAGTGATGAATTGAAAGCGCAAAATGCCAGTCAGTTGAAGGCTCTCACAGCAGCGAGGGCCCACGAGCTAAAAACCTATATGCGCGGGATCAAGGAAGACTTGACCACCCTTGCAACGTCAGAACAGGCAAAGCTGGCGACGGCAGCCTTTTCAGAAGCATTTGCCGAGATGGGACCATCTGCCGAAGAGACGTTGCGTAAGGACTATATCAACCGCAACCCCCATCCTGTTGGCGAGAAATTCAAACTGGATCGGGCTCAAACAGACAATCGGTACAATGAAGCGCATGGTCGCTTTCATCCTTGGTTCCGCCAGTTCCTCCAAGCCCGTGGCTACTATGATATCTTCCTTTTCGACACCAAGGGTGAATTGATCTACACCGTTTTCAAAGAGCCTGATTATGCCACCAATTTTGTCTCTGGCCTGTGGAAGAATACGGAACTGGGCAATGTCTTCCAAATTGCCAATAAGGGGCGAGGGATCTCGACGGTGGCCTTCTCGGATTTCCAGCCCTACAGCCCCAGCGATGATGCGCCTGCAAGTTTTATCGCCACGCCGATCATGCGTGACGGAAAGCATCTGGGCGTTCTCGCTTTTCAGATGCCTATCGGTCGGATCAATGAAGTCATGCAATCAAACGAAGGGATGGGCCAGACCGGTGAAACCTATCTGGTTGGGGAAGACCGCCTTATGCGCAGTGACTCCCGCTTTTCCAAGGAATCAACCATCCTCTCACGCAAGATCGATACGAAGGCAGTTGTTGCCGCATTGAACAATCAATCCGGTAGCATGGAAGCGGTGGACTATCGGAATATTCCGGTTCTATCGGCCTTTAAACCCTTCGAGTTTGAAGGTGTAAAATGGGCCATTGTCGGAGATCGGGATCTCGCCGAAATCAACGCTCCCATTCACCAGTTGGTGCTCACGATCCTGACCTTTTCTGTCATTATTCTCGTGATCGTCGGCATTATGGGCTGGCTGGTGGCGAGGGGCATCGCCAATCCTCTTATTTCCATTGCCGGCATAATGGCGCGCCTGTCTGAGCAGGACTATACGGTCACCATCCCCGACCAGAATCGGAAGGATGAGGTCGGGCGTATGGCAAAGTCCGTTCAGGTTTTCAAAGAAAAGATGATTGAGGCAGAACAGCTCAAGGCAGAGCAGCTCGAAGCAGAGAAACGAGCCGAGCGCCAGAAGACGGCTATGATGCACCAGCTTGCTGATGAGTTTGAAAGCGCGGTTGGTGCCGTTGTCGAGACGGTGACGTCCTCTGCGACTGAACTCAATGCAACGGCATCTGCGATGGCGGCCACTGCAGAAGAAACATCTTCCCAAGCAACAACCGTCGCAGCAGCGTCAGAAGAAGCAAGCGCCAATGTCCAGACAGTTGCCGCAGCGACAGAAGAATTGTCGGCATCTGTGCATGAAATTGGACGTCAAATGACAGAGTCCAGAAGCATCGCTGGACAGGCCGTGTCAGAGGCTTCATCTGCAAACGAAACCATCAACGAGTTGATGGAAGGGGCCAAGAAAATCGGAAGCGTCGTTGTGATGATTCAGGACATCGCGAACCAGACCAACCTGCTTGCTCTCAATGCAACCATCGAATCGGCAAGAGCCGGGGAAGCCGGGAAAGGATTTGCTGTTGTCGCCGCCGAGGTAAAGGCGCTCGCCAGTCAAACGGCGAAAGCAACCGATGAAATTTCAACACAAATCACCTCCATGCAGGCTGCGACACAGGAATCCGTCTCTCGTATTGATGGGGTCAGCCACACCATCACCAAGATGAGTGACATCTCGGTGGCAATTGCTTCCGCTATCGAGCAACAGCTCGCTGCGACCAATGAAATTGCCCTCAATGTTCAGGAAGCAGCCTCGGGCACTGGCGAAGTATCAGAGAATATAACAAGCGTCACTCATGCGGCCACCGAGACCGGAACGGCAGCAGCCCAAGTGCAAGCAGCCTCTGCGGAGCTTGCTACCAATGGCGATATTCTATCCATGAAGCTCAATGAGTTTCTGGAAAAGGTCCGAGCTTCCTGA
- a CDS encoding DJ-1/PfpI family protein, protein MHHFLIIVPDMSILFEATGIADILSQANRVLESAGDEPAYSYELVSCDDNHIVRGRSGLTVLAENTLEELETDNQYDTLLVTSRGSGSAQQDRVADWLRQAAPNAKRIVSICGGAFLLAKAGLLDGRKATTHWQRLDKLQQAYPRVDVQRGPIYVQDGHIWSSAGISAGFDLILAIIEQDCGTAIARQVAQNFVMYLRRPGGQMQFSEAILPSDEDGGLIADLERWIREDLSRDLSVEALANKAAMSPRNFSRVFTREAGMPPARFVEEQRLAAARVMLEQSALNIDVIAQKTGFGNALNLRRVFERRLQLAPTDYRARFGSLHLA, encoded by the coding sequence ATGCACCACTTTCTGATCATCGTCCCGGACATGAGCATCCTGTTTGAGGCTACCGGAATTGCCGACATCCTGTCTCAGGCCAACAGGGTACTTGAGTCTGCGGGTGACGAGCCTGCCTATTCCTATGAGCTTGTATCTTGCGACGACAATCATATCGTGCGGGGCCGATCTGGCCTGACCGTTCTTGCCGAGAACACCCTTGAGGAGCTTGAGACTGACAATCAATATGACACCCTGCTTGTCACCAGTCGTGGGTCGGGTAGCGCGCAACAGGACAGGGTTGCCGATTGGCTTCGACAAGCCGCTCCGAATGCCAAGCGTATCGTTTCCATTTGCGGTGGGGCATTCTTGTTGGCCAAGGCTGGGCTTCTTGATGGTCGAAAGGCCACAACGCATTGGCAGAGGCTGGACAAGTTGCAGCAGGCCTACCCAAGAGTGGACGTTCAGCGGGGGCCGATTTATGTGCAAGATGGCCATATATGGTCATCCGCAGGGATTTCTGCAGGCTTTGATCTCATACTCGCGATTATCGAGCAGGATTGCGGGACCGCCATAGCACGTCAGGTCGCGCAGAATTTCGTCATGTATCTGCGGAGGCCTGGAGGGCAAATGCAATTCAGCGAAGCTATCCTCCCATCAGACGAAGATGGTGGGCTCATTGCAGATCTTGAACGCTGGATTCGGGAGGACTTGTCCCGTGACCTGTCCGTCGAGGCCCTTGCGAACAAGGCGGCGATGAGTCCGCGCAATTTCTCCCGTGTCTTTACACGTGAGGCAGGCATGCCTCCTGCCCGATTTGTGGAAGAGCAACGTCTGGCAGCCGCCCGCGTCATGCTGGAGCAGAGCGCGCTCAACATTGATGTCATCGCGCAGAAGACCGGATTTGGCAATGCGCTCAACCTTCGGCGTGTGTTTGAGCGCCGCTTGCAGCTTGCTCCAACCGACTATCGGGCCCGGTTTGGATCGCTTCATTTGGCATAA
- the gap gene encoding type I glyceraldehyde-3-phosphate dehydrogenase, translating to MTIKIGINGFGRIGRLVFRIAQQRSDIEVVAINDLIDVDYMAYMLKYDSTHGRFSGSVSVEDGHLIVNGKTIHTSSERDPANINWGNLGVEVVAEATGLFLTEEMASKHLEAGAKKVVMTGPSKDDTPMFVLGVNHTTYAGQRIISNASCTTNCIAPIAKVLHENFGIEAGLMSAVHATTATQKTVDGPSMKDWRGGRGASQNIIPSSTGAARAVGKVLPDLDGKLTGMSFRVPVPDVSVVDLTVNLTRPASYEEICQAMKDASEGPLAGILGYTEDDVVSQDFIGDSRTSIFDAKAGIALTDRFVKVVSWYDNEYGFSSKVLDMIAHISH from the coding sequence ATGACAATCAAAATAGGTATCAATGGATTTGGTCGCATTGGGAGGCTGGTGTTCCGCATCGCGCAGCAACGCTCTGATATCGAAGTGGTCGCTATCAACGATCTGATCGATGTGGACTATATGGCCTATATGCTCAAATATGACTCGACCCATGGACGCTTCTCCGGGTCTGTATCTGTTGAGGATGGTCATCTGATCGTCAATGGCAAGACCATCCATACCTCCAGCGAGCGTGACCCTGCCAATATCAATTGGGGTAATCTTGGCGTTGAAGTTGTTGCAGAGGCGACAGGTCTGTTCCTTACCGAAGAGATGGCCAGCAAGCATCTTGAGGCGGGGGCAAAGAAGGTCGTGATGACTGGCCCGTCCAAGGACGATACGCCAATGTTTGTATTGGGCGTCAATCATACCACCTATGCTGGCCAGCGCATCATCTCCAACGCCTCCTGCACCACCAATTGCATTGCGCCGATTGCAAAGGTTCTGCATGAGAACTTCGGTATCGAGGCGGGATTGATGAGCGCAGTGCATGCAACCACCGCCACGCAAAAGACGGTTGACGGCCCCTCCATGAAGGACTGGCGCGGCGGCAGAGGCGCCTCCCAGAATATCATCCCCTCCTCCACCGGCGCGGCTCGTGCCGTTGGCAAGGTTCTCCCCGATCTTGATGGGAAACTGACAGGCATGTCCTTCCGCGTGCCGGTGCCCGATGTCTCGGTGGTCGATCTTACGGTCAATCTGACCCGGCCGGCCTCTTATGAAGAGATCTGTCAGGCAATGAAAGACGCATCCGAGGGACCACTGGCCGGCATTCTTGGCTACACCGAGGATGATGTCGTCTCGCAGGATTTCATCGGCGACAGTAGAACGTCCATTTTTGACGCCAAGGCCGGAATTGCGTTGACGGACCGGTTCGTCAAGGTGGTTTCCTGGTACGACAACGAATATGGCTTCTCCAGCAAGGTTCTGGATATGATCGCTCATATTTCACACTAG
- a CDS encoding helix-turn-helix domain-containing protein produces MPSPAKPARERMIDAANRLFYREGIRAVSVDAVAEEAGVTKKTLYYHFKSKDDLITAYLASRDQPNLALYEAWFEATDGSVEDKVEAIFIALAQSSRHPKWKGCGFLRTAAELANMPGHPAMKVGAAHKKKFEAWLAERLSLAHIPHPEATARQIILLLDGAFAIMLIHRDPAYIEEAGRAARVLLSRAALKAE; encoded by the coding sequence ATGCCGTCACCTGCAAAGCCTGCAAGGGAACGAATGATCGATGCGGCCAATCGCCTCTTTTATCGGGAGGGAATCCGCGCGGTGAGCGTTGACGCGGTGGCAGAAGAAGCTGGCGTCACCAAGAAGACGCTCTATTACCATTTCAAAAGCAAGGATGATCTCATCACGGCTTATCTCGCCTCGCGTGATCAGCCCAATCTTGCGCTTTATGAGGCATGGTTCGAGGCAACAGATGGCAGCGTTGAGGATAAGGTGGAGGCTATTTTCATCGCGCTGGCACAGTCATCTCGTCATCCCAAATGGAAAGGCTGCGGCTTTTTACGCACGGCGGCGGAGCTTGCCAATATGCCCGGTCACCCGGCCATGAAGGTGGGCGCTGCGCACAAGAAGAAATTCGAAGCCTGGCTTGCGGAAAGGCTTTCCCTTGCGCATATCCCGCACCCTGAAGCAACGGCTCGTCAGATTATCCTGCTCCTTGACGGCGCATTTGCCATCATGCTGATCCACCGTGATCCGGCCTATATCGAAGAGGCGGGGCGAGCGGCTCGGGTGCTCCTGTCCAGAGCCGCTCTAAAGGCCGAATAG
- a CDS encoding crotonase/enoyl-CoA hydratase family protein, with amino-acid sequence MESNDIVRFEQRERIAVLTLNRPEKLNAINYAMNDRLLALFDKIEADDTIGAVILTGAGERAFSAGGDIHEFTQSIRSGADEATRVFCRRGQTMTARIEAFSKPVIAAVNGIAYGGGCEITEAAHLAVASEQAVFAKPEINIGIPPTFGGTQRLPRLAGRKRALALLLTGDSFSPQHALELGVVNSVVPHTDLLPSAMDLANRILRHSPLAASRILAAVTRGINMPIDEGLLIEREQFARMCASQDVLEGLDAWIERRTPLYSGR; translated from the coding sequence ATGGAAAGCAACGACATTGTCAGATTTGAACAGCGGGAGCGCATTGCCGTTCTGACGCTCAATCGCCCTGAAAAACTGAACGCCATCAATTACGCGATGAATGATCGCCTGCTGGCTCTTTTTGACAAGATCGAGGCCGACGATACTATCGGAGCGGTTATCCTGACCGGAGCCGGTGAGCGGGCCTTCTCGGCCGGGGGCGACATTCATGAATTTACCCAGAGCATTCGGAGCGGTGCGGATGAAGCCACAAGAGTTTTCTGTCGCCGCGGTCAGACGATGACGGCCCGTATCGAGGCTTTCTCCAAGCCGGTTATCGCCGCCGTCAACGGCATCGCCTATGGTGGAGGCTGCGAGATCACGGAAGCGGCCCATTTGGCGGTCGCATCGGAACAGGCGGTGTTTGCCAAACCGGAGATCAATATCGGCATTCCGCCGACTTTTGGCGGAACACAGCGTTTGCCCCGTCTTGCCGGGCGCAAGCGAGCCCTCGCGCTGTTGTTGACCGGAGATAGTTTCAGCCCTCAACATGCGCTTGAACTGGGGGTGGTGAATAGCGTTGTGCCACATACGGATCTTTTGCCTTCAGCGATGGATCTGGCCAATCGCATTCTGCGCCATTCTCCGCTCGCCGCCTCGCGCATCCTTGCTGCGGTTACCCGAGGCATCAACATGCCAATTGATGAAGGCCTGCTGATCGAGAGGGAGCAATTCGCTCGCATGTGCGCTTCGCAGGATGTGCTTGAGGGGCTTGATGCTTGGATCGAGCGGCGCACACCTCTCTATAGCGGACGATGA